Proteins from a single region of Theileria parva strain Muguga chromosome 1, complete sequence, whole genome shotgun sequence:
- a CDS encoding Ubiquitin-fold modifier-conjugating enzyme 1 family protein produces MSSGLSHLSVEGIPLCKTNTGPFDNPEDWETRLNEEFAALIQYVEENKQNNTEWFTLDCNDNGTCWFGECWYVHNMKTYKFQLELEIPAGYPNAPFDIIIRSLEGKTAKMYRGGRICLDAHFLPLWQKNAPKYGIAHGLALGLAPWLACEIPHLVNIGVLDN; encoded by the exons ATGTCAAGTGGTTTGAGCCACTTGTCAGTGGAAGGAATCCCCCTATGTAAGACTAATACAGGCCCATTTGATAATCCTGAGGACTGGGAAACGCGGTTAAATGAGGAGTTTGCAGCTTTAATTCAGTATGTTGaggaaaataaacaaaacaACACTGAATGGTTCACACTCGACTGTAACGACAACGGGACTTG CTGGTTTGGAGAATGTTGGTATGTTCACAACATGAAAACGTATAAATTCCAACTAGAACTTGAG ATACCGGCAGGATATCCGAATGCTCCATttgatataataataagatCACTGGAGGGTAAAACTGCGAAGATGTATAGAGGTGGTCGGATCTGTTTGGATGCTCATTTCCTTCCTCTTTGGCAGAAAAATGCCCCTAAATATGGTATCGCACATGGCCTCGCTTTAGGC CTCGCTCCCTGGCTAGCCTGTGAAATCCCTCATCTTGTCAATATCGGTGTTCTAGATAACTAA